Proteins co-encoded in one Chroicocephalus ridibundus chromosome 6, bChrRid1.1, whole genome shotgun sequence genomic window:
- the LOC134517779 gene encoding RING finger protein 223: protein MAEPAQKGGVGQGGRREEEDEEAAAAAAAAPPASYEDYECKICYNYFDLERRAPKLLECLHTFCQECLSQLHLRAAQQPPAAAGAAAEPGPGRPGSLACPLCRHRTALPDHRVHGLPVNTKLAAACPPQLRARDPLPQDRLPPLPPRRPPRAREAAAALAPPPSPAGPRSSGGGYESCQSCKRAALSAGCVCVVVSFLSMVVLLFTGLIFVNQYGGDGGPGASASPSPVGPICLSVASILALFSVVVTWLICWLKYRPEAATGGAAANATPRGRAAAARRSDT, encoded by the coding sequence ATGGCCGAGCCGGCGCAGAAGGGCGGTGTagggcagggcgggcggcgggaggaggaggatgaggaggcggcggcggcggccgcggccgccccccccgccagctACGAGGACTACGAGTGCAAGATCTGCTACAACTACTTCGACCTGGAGCGGCGGGCGCCCAAGCTGCTGGAGTGCCTGCACACCTTCTGCCAGGAGTGCCTGAGCCAGCTGCACCTGCgggccgcccagcagcccccagccgccgccggcgccgccgccgagccggggcccggccggccggGCTCCCTGGCCTGCCCCCTCTGCCGCCACCGCACGGCGCTGCCCGACCACCGCGTCCACGGCCTCCCGGTCAACACCAAGCtggccgccgcctgcccgccgcaGCTGCGGGCCCGCGACCCGCTGCCCCAGGACCgcctgccgccgctgccgccccgccgcccgccccgcgcccgggaggcggcggccgccctcgcccctccgccctcccccgCCGGGCCGCGCTCCTCGGGCGGCGGCTACgagagctgccagagctgcaAGCGGGCGGCGCTGAGCGCCGGCTGCGTGTGCGTCGTCGTCTCCTTCCTCTCCATGGTGGTGCTGCTCTTCACCGGCCTCATCTTCGTCAACCAGTACGGCGGCGACGGCGGGCCCGGCGCCTCGGCCTCGCCGTCGCCGGTGGGGCCCATCTGCCTGTCGGTGGCCAGCATCCTCGCCCTCTTCTCCGTCGTCGTCACATGGCTCATCTGCTGGCTCAAGTACCGGCCCGAGGCGGCgaccggcggggccgccgccaaCGCcaccccgcggggccgggcggcggccgcccgcAGGAGCGACACGTAG